A region of Paroedura picta isolate Pp20150507F unplaced genomic scaffold, Ppicta_v3.0 Ppicta_v3_sca21, whole genome shotgun sequence DNA encodes the following proteins:
- the LOC143828182 gene encoding homeobox protein GHOX-7-like — MANVSLSSFSSLRVLPIWPFSGREGLPTFPSSDDPQQRGPSALPRTRPSRRVVDFSIRSLLALESSEGGKAPQDDPPAVTTEWGGAPQGYAWIRCTRFKPPALPKVKRSGGSRPPSRSPRVPFSATQLGALETSFQQTRYLSMGQVRNVALLLGLTENRVKIWFQNRRARERRDFLKQQPNRPVDAKGGPLQDQSPSGWCGVQRQG; from the exons ATGGCAAACGTCAGCCTGTCTAGTTTCAGCAGCCTCCGGGTCCTTCCCATTTGGCCCTTCTCTGGCAGAGAGGGGCtccccaccttcccctcctcGGATGACCCGCAACAGAGGGGTCCCTCTGCCCTGCCGAGGACAAGACCTTCCCGCCGAGTGGTGGATTTCTCCATCCGGTCCCTCCTTGCCCTGGAGAGTTCCGAAGGGGGGAAGGCGCCCCAGGACGACCCACCGGCGGTCACCACGGAGTGGGGTGGGGCCCCTCAGGGCTACGCCTGGATCCGTTGCACCCGCTTCAAGCCACCGGCCCTTCCAA AGGTGAAGCGCTCAGGgggctcccgccccccctcccgcagccccCGGGTCCCCTTCTCGGCCACTCAGCTGGGGGCTCTGGAGACCAGCTTCCAACAGACTCGGTACCTTAGCATGGGGCAGGTCCGGAACGTGGCCCTGCTTCTGGGGCTTACTGAGAACCGG GTGAAAATTTGGTTCCAAAACCGGAGAGCCAGAGAACGACGGGACTTCTTGAAGCAGCAGCCCAACCGCCCTGTTGACGCAAAGGGAGGCCCTTTGCAGGATCAGTCCCCTTCGGGTTGGTGCGGAGTCCAGAGGCAGGGCTGA